TGGCCAGGAAGGCGACCTTCCTCGGCACGATCAGCGGGATCACCAGACTGTCCACGAAGGACAGGTGGTTGCTCGCGAGGATGACGGCGCCGTTCTGCGGAACGTTGTCCAGTCCCTCGATGCGCGGGCGGAAGATCAGCCGAGCCAGCGGGCTCAGGACCCGTCTCATCAGCTGGTAGAGCACGTGTGCCTCCTGGGGTGAGGCCACCAACTCTATTCCTGTCCCGTTACCGCCCTGTTTCCCCGTGGCCGCCCGGACAGCCCGCGCTGCAGCGAGCCGACCACCCGGCGAGGCCCCGTCAGGGTGATCTCCCGCTCGCCCAGCCGGGCGCTCAGGTAACGGCAGCGGGTCCGGCTCCTGCTGACCGGGGCGTAGCCGAGGGTGTCCTCGCCCAGCCGCTCCGGCGCGCCGTACCCGAGACCGCTGAGCAGCTCGTTCAGCGCCTCCAGCAGCGCGTCGCCGCCGCCGTGCGCGACCGGGACGCTCCTGGTCACGCTGATCACCAGCGGTGTCACCAGCAGGCCGAACACCACGCCGAAGCCGAGCCCGAACGGCAGGCCGACCAGGGGTGCGCATTCCCACACCGCGATGCTGAACACGGCGGCGGAGGCGCCTGCGGTGCCGGCGATGAAGGCGAAGGTGTCACGGAACCCGCGGTGATGAGGTGGCATGGGCGCTCCAGGCGGTCTCGTCGGAGCCGGATGCCTGAATCGTCGGCGATTCCGCCGTCCGTGTTAATGGCCGTGACCCATTGGTGTCCCAACGGTGAGCTGCGCACAGCCGTCACCCGAACGCACTAACGCAGAGCGACGATCCCCTGACAGAGGATCGTCAGGTACTGCGCCGCGATCTCCTCGGCGCCGAGGGTGCCCTTCGGGTCGTACCAGCGGACCGCCACCCAGACGGTGTCCCTGATGAAGCGGTAGACCAGCGGCACCCGCAGGTCGGCCCGGAACACCCCGGCCGCCTGCCCGCGCTCCAGCACGCCCAGCCAGCACGCCTGCAGCTCGGCGGTGACCTCCTCGAGGTAGCCGAAGCGCTCGAACTGGGACAGGTACGCGGCCTCGTTCTGGAAGATCGCGATCGCGTCGCCGTCGGTGTCCATCGACTCGAAGGACACGGTGACCAGCGCGGTCAGCGCGGCGCGCGGCTCGGGCCGCTCGGCGAGCACCCGCTCGTAGGAGGCGCGCAGCCGGTCGAGGAACCCGCGCAGGATCTCGTCGACAATCGACTCCTTCGAGTCGAAGTGGTGGTAGAGGCTGCCGGAGAGGATGCCCGCGGCGTCGGCGATCTCGCGCACGGTGGTCGTGGCGAAGCCGCGCTCGGCGAACAGCCTGCCCGCGATCGCCAGCAGTTCGGCCCTGCGGTCCTGTTTGACGACACCCACCCGCCAATCCTGACGCACGGGTGTGCGGGGGTGGCACGCGGCCGAGGAACGAACTCACCCAGGCGGACCCCGGTCCGGCATACGCGGACCCCATCGGAGATCGCTAGACTTTTGCCAACATGGCAAAGCCTTGAGGTGTGTTCGTGGAACCGCTCGTCCGCCCGTCCGCCGCGGGCACCGGCGCAGGAGATCCCCAGCCAGGATGAGTACGCCGCATCCGGAGGACTCCCGGCAGTCGGCCACCACCGAGGTGACCCGCGAGAGCGCGGTGTCCACCCCGGTGCTCAGGCTTGCCCGGACCTGGGCCGAGGCGGTCACCGCGAGCGCCTACACCCCGCTGACCCGCGGTGAGGTCGAACGGCTCACCCACGAGCTGCTGACCCTGCTGATGGCCGCGATGGACGCGGGCGAGGCCGCGACCGGGCTGCTGGACGAGGTCGCCGAGCGGATGGTGCGGGCGAACTTCACCGGCCCGGACAGCCTGCGCCGCAGCGTCGAGGTGCTCGGCGAGGGGCTGCTGGACGTGCTCGGCTCCGGGGCGGACCGGCTCACCTCGCGGGTGCTCGCGCTGCTCGGCGGGCTGGCCACCAGCTACACGAAGGCCATGCGCGAGCGCACGCTGCACCAGCAGCAGCAGATCACCGACGCGCTGCTGCGGGCGAAGCAGGAGGCCGAGCGGCACCTGCGCGCCTCCGAGGCCCGCTTCCGCGAGGTGTTCACCTCCTCCGGCGTCGGCATCGCGCTCACCGACTTCGACGGCCGGATCGTCCAGGCCAACCCGGCGCTGACCGAGATCCTCGGCTACTCCCAGCAGGAGCTGGCCGGGCTGAACCTCTACGAGCTGTTCCAGGAGGAGGGCTCGGACACGCTGCGGCACGCCTACCGCGAGCTTGCCGAGGGCGAGCGGGACCGGTTCCGGGTGCGGCGCATGCTGGCCACCAAGGACGGCGACGCGGTGCTGGCCTACCTCGCGGTGTCGGCGCTGCACGAGATGCCCGGCCACATCGTGACCATGGTGGAGGACGCCACCGAGGTCCACATGCTCACCCAGCGGCTGCGCCAGCAGTCCCTCAACGACGCGCTGACCGGGCTGGCCAACCGGCAGCTGTTCAGCTCGCGGCTGCAGACCGCGCTCGCGCGGATGGACCCGCAGCTCGGGGTGACCGTGCTGCAGCTGGACCTGGACGGGTTCGGCGTCGTCAACGCCGGGATGGGCCCGCGCGTCGGCGACCAGCTGCTCCAGGTCACCGGCAAGCGGCTGGAGCACGTCTTCGCCGACGAGAACGCCGTGGTGGCGCGCTTCGGCGGGGACGAGTTCGCCGTGCTGCTGGAGAACACCGAGGACACCCCCTACCCCGGCAAGCTCGCGGTGCTGATCAACACCGCACTGGCCGAGCCCACCTACGTCGACGGGGTCGGCGTCGCGGTCTCGGCCAGCATCGGCGTGGTGCGGGCCAACAGCCAGAACCTGCGCCCGGAGGAGGTGCTGCGCTCCGCCGACATCACGCTGCGCCGGGCGAAGGCGGGCGGCAAGGGCCAGTGGGAGCTCTTCGACGCCCAGCACGACACCGAGGCCAGGACGCGCACCCGGCTGGCCGCCTCCATCCCGGGCGCGGAGGAGAACGGCGAGTTCGAGATCGTCTACCGGCCGGTGCTGCGGTTGCCCGACCACGAGGTGACCTTCGTCGAGGCGCTGCTGCGGTGGAACCACCCGGAGCAGGGCGTGCTGCCGCACGAGCGGTGCGTCGAGCTGGCCGAGGAGACCGGCATGATCCTGCCGCTGGGCCGGTCGATGCTGCGCGAGGCGTGCATGATCGCCGCTTCCTGGCCGTCCACCGCGGACGGCGCGGCGCCCGGGCTGTGGCTGAACCTGACCCCGTTGCAGGCGCGCGACCCCGACCTGGCCGCGACGGTGCGGATGGCGCTGGCCGACTGCGGGATGAGCGCGTCGCGGCTGCGGCTGGGCATCCCGATGGCCTCGCTGCGCCAGCACCGCGACGAGGCCGAGGAGAACGCCGGGGTGCTGGGCGACATGGGCGTGGTCATGGCGCTGCACGAGTTCGAGGGCGGCCTGGCCAACCTGGGCGTCTCCGGCTCGCTCAACGCCGACCTGGTCCGCGTGGCGCCGTGGGTGGTCCGCCGTCTGTCCACAGAGGACGGGACGGACGTCGCGCTGCGGAACAGCGTCCGGTTCCTCATCCCCGCGCTCGGCCGTTCCGGCGCGCGGGTGGTGGTCGGCGAGATCGAGACCGTGGAGCAGCTGGAGTGGTGGCGCGGCGTCGGCGCCACCTTCGCCCAGGGCCCGTACTTCGGCGAGCCCTCCTCGGCCGACGAGCTGACGGAGATCCTGTCCGGCAAGACGGCCTGACCCGGTCAGGCGCCTGCGACGTCCACGTGGCGGTCCTGGGGAACCCACCGCATCGCCAGGACGCCGAGGAGGGCGCAGAGGACGCCCGCCGTGGCCGTGGCGACGTGCAGGCCCGTCACGAAGGCGTTCTTCGCGTGCTCGACGACCTCGGACGCGAGGCCCGGCAACTGCATCGTCTCGTTGAGGGTGGCCGCGACTTCGGGTCCCCGCAGGCGGAACAGCAGGGTGGCCAGCGAACCGAGGATCGCGATGCCGAGAGCGTTGCCGATCTCGTTGCTGGTCTCCGCGATCGCCGCGGCGGAACCGGCACGCTCCTCGGGCACCGCGGCGACAGCGGTCTCCGCGACGAGGCTGAAGGAGATGCCGTAGCCGACGCCCGCGACGACCGTGGAGGCGACGAACCAGCCGGCTCCGGCCGTCGTTCCGGCCGGCAACAGCAGGAGCAGGCCACCGGCCATGCAGAAGTGGCAGGCGATGAGCGCGGCGCGCTTGCCGACGCGGTTCACGATCCCGGGGGTGACCACGCAGGTCACCGTGAGCACAGCGGCACCGGGAAGGGCGACCAGGGCGGCGACGAGCACTGGCAGCTCAAGCACGGACTGCAGGTAGGTGGCGGTGAGGAAGGCCGCGGCGGACCACGCGACCAGGGACAGCAGTCCGGTGATTGCGGCGATGGTGAACACGCGGTCGCGGAACAGGCTGACGTCGACCAGCGGGTGCTCGAGGTCGCGCTGACGACGCAGGAACCACCACAGCAACGCCGCTCCGACGACCGCGGCGATCACCGGTGGCGCGGAAATGCCGTAGGCGGCGCTGTGCTTGACCGCGTAGACCACCGCGAGCAGGCCACCCGCGGACAGCACCACGCTGAGCGCGTCGACGCGACCGGGGCGGGTGGCGCGCACCTCGCGCAGCAGGAACGGGGCGAAGACCAGGAACAGCACCACCACCGGGATGTTGATCAGGAACACCGAGCCCCACCAGAAGGCGCTCAGCAGCTGGCCGCCGACGATCGGGCCGATGGCGAACCCGGCGGCGAAGGTGGCCGCGAAGATCCCGATCGCCCGGGCGCGCTGCCTGGGGTCGGCGAACAACTCGCTGAGCACCGCCAGCGCCGAGGGCAGCAGGGTGGCGCCGCCGAGGCCCATCACCGCGCGGAACAGGACCAGCAGCTCCGGGCTCGGCGCGAACGCGGCCGCCGCCGATCCCGCGCCGAACAGCACCGCCCCGACGAGCAGCAGCCGCAACCGGCCGTACCGGTCGCCGATGTTGCCGAAGGCGATCAACAGGGACCCGACGACGAACCCGTAGACGTCCAGGATCCACAGCGCCTGGTCGGCGGTCGGGCTCAGCTCCGAGGTGATGCTGGGCATCGCCAGGAACAGGACCGACCCGTCCATCGACACGAGCAGCACCGGGCCGAGGACCACCAGAAGTCCGAACCACGCCCGGCGATCGGCCGGGCGGGACACCAACACGTCGTTCATGGCCACGACGGTGCCCGCCGGGCGAACGGCCAACCAGCCCCTGCCGTGGGTACACCTGGCAGGTGCAGGCACCGCCGCCGACGCCGTGCTTACGATCGCCGTCATGAAGCCGGAGAGTCTCGGGGTCTTCCTCAAGACCCGCCGTGACCGCGTCACCCCCGTCGACGTGGGGCTGCGCACCTACGGGACGGCCCGGCGCGTTCCCGGCCTGCGCCGCGAGGAGCTGGCCCAGCTCGCCGGGGTCAGCGCCGGCTACTACACCCGGCTGGAGCAGGACCAGGCCACCACCGCCTCCCCGCAGGTCCTCGACGCGCTGGCCCGGGTGCTCTGCCTCGACGCCGCCGAGACGGCCCACCTGCACAACCTCGCCCGCCGCCCGGCGACGCCGCGGATGTCCCGGCCCGATCCGGAGCGGCCGCACCCCCGGGTGCTCGCCCTGCTGAACTCGCTGAACGAGACCACCCCCGCCCTCGTCCTCGGTCGCCGCGGCGACGTCCTGGCGTGGAACGGCGCCGGGCACTCCCTGATCGCCGAGCACGTCGACTTCGACGCGCCGGAGGACCCGGAGCGGCGGCCGTCGATCCCGCGGATGTTCTTCCTCGACTCGCACACCCGCGCCCTGCACCGCAACTGGGCCGAGCTGGCCCGCGTCCACGTCGCCTACCTGCGCCTCACCACCGGCCGCTACCCCGGTGACGGGCGCCTCGCTGAGCTGATCGGCGAGCTCGCCATGCACAGCGACGAGTTCGCGTCCCTGTGGGCCGCCGGCGACGTGGCGGACTGCACCGTCGGCCCGATGCACCTGCGGCACCCCACCATCGGGGACGTGGACGTCACCTACCAGGTGTGGCTCCAGCCCGACAGCCCCGACCACCGGCTGGAGGTCTACATCCCGCAGGACGCCGCGTCGGCCGACGCCCTCCGGCTGCTCCCCCGCTAGCGGGAGGGGTGCGGCACGCACCGACCGGGATTTGCCTACACCCGCCAGGGGAAGGAATTTGACCACTCCAAGGCGTGGTGAGTATGTGTGGTCCCGGACACGCTTGGAGGCCCCGTGGTGAAGACCCGTCCCGCGTTCAACCCGATAGTCCATCCCGCCCACCGGTTGCAGATCTGCTCGTTCCTGGCGGGGGTCAAGGAAGGCGAGTTCCGCCCGCTGCGCGAGGAGCTCGGCGTCAGCGACTCCGTGCTGAGCAAGCAGCTGCGCATCCTGGAGGAGGCGGGCTACGTCGCGCTGCGCAAGGCACCGGTGGCCGGCAAGGGCCGCGTGCGCACGTGGATCACCCTGACCCGGCCCGGCAAGCGCGCACTGGAGAGCCACATCGCCGCGCTGCACCGGATGACCAGGGGCGCACTGCCCGTCGCCTGATCACGGCGATGCGTTGACAGACGGAGAAGACCGCCAGGAGGACCGGCCCCTGCCCCGACCTCCGGCACCCCTGCCGTCCACTTAGGACAATG
The window above is part of the Allokutzneria albata genome. Proteins encoded here:
- a CDS encoding TetR/AcrR family transcriptional regulator, with the protein product MGVVKQDRRAELLAIAGRLFAERGFATTTVREIADAAGILSGSLYHHFDSKESIVDEILRGFLDRLRASYERVLAERPEPRAALTALVTVSFESMDTDGDAIAIFQNEAAYLSQFERFGYLEEVTAELQACWLGVLERGQAAGVFRADLRVPLVYRFIRDTVWVAVRWYDPKGTLGAEEIAAQYLTILCQGIVALR
- a CDS encoding putative bifunctional diguanylate cyclase/phosphodiesterase; protein product: MSTPHPEDSRQSATTEVTRESAVSTPVLRLARTWAEAVTASAYTPLTRGEVERLTHELLTLLMAAMDAGEAATGLLDEVAERMVRANFTGPDSLRRSVEVLGEGLLDVLGSGADRLTSRVLALLGGLATSYTKAMRERTLHQQQQITDALLRAKQEAERHLRASEARFREVFTSSGVGIALTDFDGRIVQANPALTEILGYSQQELAGLNLYELFQEEGSDTLRHAYRELAEGERDRFRVRRMLATKDGDAVLAYLAVSALHEMPGHIVTMVEDATEVHMLTQRLRQQSLNDALTGLANRQLFSSRLQTALARMDPQLGVTVLQLDLDGFGVVNAGMGPRVGDQLLQVTGKRLEHVFADENAVVARFGGDEFAVLLENTEDTPYPGKLAVLINTALAEPTYVDGVGVAVSASIGVVRANSQNLRPEEVLRSADITLRRAKAGGKGQWELFDAQHDTEARTRTRLAASIPGAEENGEFEIVYRPVLRLPDHEVTFVEALLRWNHPEQGVLPHERCVELAEETGMILPLGRSMLREACMIAASWPSTADGAAPGLWLNLTPLQARDPDLAATVRMALADCGMSASRLRLGIPMASLRQHRDEAEENAGVLGDMGVVMALHEFEGGLANLGVSGSLNADLVRVAPWVVRRLSTEDGTDVALRNSVRFLIPALGRSGARVVVGEIETVEQLEWWRGVGATFAQGPYFGEPSSADELTEILSGKTA
- a CDS encoding MFS transporter, which produces MNDVLVSRPADRRAWFGLLVVLGPVLLVSMDGSVLFLAMPSITSELSPTADQALWILDVYGFVVGSLLIAFGNIGDRYGRLRLLLVGAVLFGAGSAAAAFAPSPELLVLFRAVMGLGGATLLPSALAVLSELFADPRQRARAIGIFAATFAAGFAIGPIVGGQLLSAFWWGSVFLINIPVVVLFLVFAPFLLREVRATRPGRVDALSVVLSAGGLLAVVYAVKHSAAYGISAPPVIAAVVGAALLWWFLRRQRDLEHPLVDVSLFRDRVFTIAAITGLLSLVAWSAAAFLTATYLQSVLELPVLVAALVALPGAAVLTVTCVVTPGIVNRVGKRAALIACHFCMAGGLLLLLPAGTTAGAGWFVASTVVAGVGYGISFSLVAETAVAAVPEERAGSAAAIAETSNEIGNALGIAILGSLATLLFRLRGPEVAATLNETMQLPGLASEVVEHAKNAFVTGLHVATATAGVLCALLGVLAMRWVPQDRHVDVAGA
- a CDS encoding helix-turn-helix transcriptional regulator, whose translation is MKPESLGVFLKTRRDRVTPVDVGLRTYGTARRVPGLRREELAQLAGVSAGYYTRLEQDQATTASPQVLDALARVLCLDAAETAHLHNLARRPATPRMSRPDPERPHPRVLALLNSLNETTPALVLGRRGDVLAWNGAGHSLIAEHVDFDAPEDPERRPSIPRMFFLDSHTRALHRNWAELARVHVAYLRLTTGRYPGDGRLAELIGELAMHSDEFASLWAAGDVADCTVGPMHLRHPTIGDVDVTYQVWLQPDSPDHRLEVYIPQDAASADALRLLPR
- a CDS encoding transcriptional regulator — encoded protein: MVKTRPAFNPIVHPAHRLQICSFLAGVKEGEFRPLREELGVSDSVLSKQLRILEEAGYVALRKAPVAGKGRVRTWITLTRPGKRALESHIAALHRMTRGALPVA